GTTAGAGAAAAAGGTGCCGAGGTTCCAAGGGAAGGTCGGCACCTTTGCAACAGTCTTTTGCCTGAAACCTGAAACCTGGAACCGTCTTCTATCCCTGGAACCTGGAACCGTCTTCTAGTCCCTGAACATGAAGAAGACCGCTCCCGCCATGAGGGCGAATGCGATGAGGTAGTTCCATCTGAATTCTTCCTTGAGATAGAGAAGAGAAAAGACTGCGAAGACAACAAGGGTTATGACCTCCTGCA
The sequence above is drawn from the Syntrophorhabdus sp. genome and encodes:
- a CDS encoding DMT family protein, which produces QEVITLVVFAVFSLLYLKEEFRWNYLIAFALMAGAVFFMFRD